A window of Streptomyces marispadix contains these coding sequences:
- a CDS encoding ABC transporter permease — translation MLRFLVRRTLGAMVILLIISAVTFFLFYAVPRDPAMLACGKNCTPDALEVIRKNMGIDEPIPMQYWHFMIGIVAGRDFAQGACPAPCFGYSFANSDPVWNTILDRFPTTVSLTVGGAVVFLIIGLGAGMIAAWKRGTLADKVFSTASLVLSSMQIYFVGPLVMALLVFNLGLLDQPAYVPLTEDPAGWFMGLLIPWMVIQIIFTANYTRLARSSMIEQLAEDHVRTARAKGMSGKFVFFRYAWRGSLIPIVTIFGVDLGSLLGGAMITEWTFSLPGLGKLAVESVENTDLPMVMGVMLFSATFIILFNVIVDAAYAFIDPRVRLA, via the coding sequence ATGCTTCGTTTCCTCGTCCGCCGGACCCTCGGCGCGATGGTGATCCTGCTGATCATCAGCGCGGTCACCTTCTTCCTCTTCTACGCCGTACCGCGAGATCCGGCGATGCTGGCCTGTGGCAAGAACTGCACGCCGGACGCGCTGGAAGTCATCCGCAAGAACATGGGCATCGACGAGCCCATCCCGATGCAGTACTGGCACTTCATGATCGGCATCGTCGCGGGCCGTGACTTCGCCCAAGGGGCCTGCCCCGCACCGTGCTTCGGCTACTCGTTCGCCAACTCGGACCCGGTCTGGAACACCATCCTCGACCGCTTCCCGACGACCGTGTCGCTGACCGTGGGAGGCGCGGTCGTCTTCCTGATCATCGGTCTCGGCGCCGGCATGATCGCGGCCTGGAAGCGCGGCACCCTCGCCGACAAGGTCTTCAGCACCGCCTCGCTGGTGCTCAGCTCGATGCAGATCTACTTCGTGGGCCCCCTGGTCATGGCACTGCTGGTGTTCAACCTCGGCCTCCTGGACCAGCCCGCGTACGTGCCGCTGACGGAGGACCCGGCCGGCTGGTTCATGGGCCTGCTCATCCCGTGGATGGTGATCCAGATCATCTTCACGGCCAACTACACGCGTCTCGCCCGCTCTTCGATGATCGAGCAGCTAGCGGAGGACCACGTCCGCACGGCGAGGGCGAAGGGCATGTCGGGGAAGTTCGTCTTCTTCCGCTACGCCTGGCGCGGCTCGCTCATCCCCATCGTGACGATCTTCGGCGTCGACCTCGGGTCGCTGCTCGGCGGCGCGATGATCACCGAGTGGACGTTCTCGCTCCCGGGCCTCGGGAAGCTGGCTGTCGAGTCCGTGGAGAACACCGACCTGCCCATGGTGATGGGCGTGATGCTCTTCTCCGCGACCTTCATCATCCTCTTCAACGTCATCGTGGACGCCGCATACGCATTCATCGACCCGCGCGTGCGGCTGGCCTAG
- a CDS encoding ABC transporter substrate-binding protein: MSTFRMRTARVSVVGLAAGALILTGCSSGGGGDAGGVSKDDAAKQQVRYDFGDAAASKGPAEPIKGAQKGGDLTVYQRDSYAHLDPAQMYVSDEGTMSQLIHRRLTTYKRDSAGKYTVVGDLATDSGTPSKDKRSWKYTLKDGVKWEDGSPITSKDIRHTFERQFAPFISEGPVFIQQWLAGKSGTGYRKLLPDGPFKGDHLPDKTLETPDDKTIVFHFKDPQPDLPYALGMVGYAAVQKKGDTKEKYDKKPVSSGPYKIASFKSGKSMKLVRNKEWDPNTDSVRHQYPDAHNIQFGVSFEASTKRLVSDSAENQTAVSYNNQVDASSMQSVRSDPKVKKRSLSGYQPYVGKISLNMDRLKDKRVREAIAYALPAQSLLQAFGGSGGGELAGNYLSPTVAGHSESDPYGKVKNPQGDVKKAKRILKEAGKDGMKLTFAFQNSPEWSDFSIAAKDNLTKAGFDVQLKDIVTDTYYDQIGKVKNKYDMYHSSWGADWPSAGTVVPPTLDGRQVQDGASNYSHYNNPKMNKEMDRISRIANADKAAKEWAKLADKILKEDLPDVPLMYYKQIQLYGSKVGGAVMNDVLSSIDPTQLYIKK; encoded by the coding sequence ATGAGCACATTCAGGATGCGTACGGCGCGCGTCTCCGTCGTGGGGCTCGCCGCGGGCGCTCTCATCCTTACGGGATGCAGCAGCGGCGGCGGAGGCGACGCCGGGGGCGTGAGCAAGGACGACGCCGCGAAGCAGCAGGTCCGATACGACTTCGGTGACGCCGCGGCCTCGAAGGGCCCGGCCGAGCCGATCAAGGGCGCCCAGAAGGGCGGCGACCTCACCGTCTACCAGCGGGACAGCTACGCCCACCTCGACCCCGCGCAGATGTACGTGAGCGACGAGGGCACCATGTCCCAGCTCATCCACCGTCGTCTGACCACTTACAAGCGTGACAGCGCCGGCAAGTACACCGTCGTCGGCGACCTGGCCACCGACAGCGGTACGCCCTCTAAGGACAAGAGGTCCTGGAAGTACACGCTGAAGGACGGCGTGAAGTGGGAGGACGGCTCCCCGATCACGTCGAAGGACATACGCCACACCTTCGAGCGGCAGTTCGCGCCGTTCATCTCCGAGGGCCCGGTCTTCATCCAGCAGTGGCTGGCGGGCAAGAGCGGCACCGGCTACCGCAAGCTGCTCCCCGACGGTCCCTTCAAGGGCGACCACCTGCCCGACAAGACCCTGGAGACCCCGGACGACAAGACCATCGTCTTCCACTTCAAGGACCCGCAGCCCGACCTGCCCTACGCGCTGGGCATGGTGGGTTACGCCGCGGTCCAGAAGAAGGGCGACACGAAGGAGAAGTACGACAAGAAGCCGGTCTCCTCCGGCCCGTACAAGATCGCCTCCTTCAAGTCCGGCAAGAGCATGAAGCTCGTCCGGAACAAGGAATGGGACCCGAACACGGACTCGGTGCGCCACCAGTACCCGGACGCGCACAACATCCAGTTCGGTGTCTCCTTCGAGGCCTCGACGAAGCGCCTCGTCTCCGACAGCGCCGAGAACCAGACCGCGGTCAGCTACAACAACCAGGTCGACGCCTCCAGCATGCAGTCGGTGCGCTCCGACCCGAAGGTCAAGAAGCGCTCCCTGTCCGGCTACCAGCCCTACGTCGGCAAGATCTCGCTGAACATGGACCGCCTGAAGGACAAGCGGGTCCGCGAGGCCATCGCCTACGCGCTTCCCGCGCAGTCCCTGCTCCAGGCGTTCGGCGGCTCCGGCGGCGGTGAGCTGGCGGGCAACTACCTCAGCCCGACGGTCGCCGGCCACAGCGAGTCGGACCCGTACGGCAAGGTCAAGAACCCGCAGGGCGACGTGAAGAAGGCCAAGCGGATCCTGAAGGAAGCCGGCAAGGACGGCATGAAGCTGACCTTCGCCTTCCAGAACTCCCCGGAGTGGTCGGACTTCTCCATCGCGGCGAAGGACAACCTCACCAAGGCCGGATTCGACGTCCAGCTCAAGGACATCGTGACGGACACCTACTACGACCAGATCGGCAAGGTCAAGAACAAGTACGACATGTACCACTCCTCCTGGGGTGCCGACTGGCCGAGCGCCGGCACGGTTGTTCCGCCCACGCTGGACGGTCGTCAGGTGCAGGACGGTGCGTCGAACTACTCGCACTACAACAACCCGAAGATGAACAAGGAGATGGACCGCATCTCCAGGATCGCGAACGCCGACAAGGCCGCGAAGGAATGGGCCAAGCTCGCAGACAAGATCCTCAAGGAGGACCTGCCTGACGTGCCGCTCATGTACTACAAGCAGATCCAGCTCTACGGATCGAAGGTCGGCGGCGCCGTGATGAACGACGTCCTCAGCAGCATCGACCCGACCCAGCTGTACATCAAGAAGTAA
- a CDS encoding ABC transporter permease, whose product MTSPSQAAIAGAETPEPDGAGLTTEPAGGQEAVKDQLVGRSPGQLMWMRFKRDRTGVISAIVVLAVFAIAALAPVISWLYGKNPWTRYGQERPGLLNDNAYPIKPNGGIDSEFWFGLEPGLGRDVLTQLVYGMRTSLSLAIVITILSVGLAIVIGVAGGYMGGKTDYFLGRLTDLMMSFPNQLFFVAFTPVIAALMVSPQDEMPIWLRASVLIFVMWLLGWMTLARLLRGQVLTLREREFIEAAKVAGTPPWRIIRKELLPNVVTPILVQATYMLPNFVTGVAGLSFLGVGMPDSVPDWGRMFATGAEVYQSDITYMIFPGVAMVVFIVAFNLLGDSVRDAFDPKSGR is encoded by the coding sequence ATGACAAGTCCATCCCAGGCCGCGATCGCCGGGGCAGAGACCCCAGAGCCCGACGGCGCCGGCCTGACCACCGAGCCGGCAGGCGGCCAAGAGGCCGTGAAAGACCAGCTCGTGGGCCGCTCTCCCGGCCAGCTCATGTGGATGCGCTTCAAGCGCGACCGTACGGGCGTCATATCGGCCATCGTCGTCCTCGCGGTCTTCGCGATCGCGGCGCTGGCCCCCGTTATCTCCTGGCTCTACGGCAAGAATCCGTGGACCCGTTACGGGCAGGAACGGCCGGGGCTGCTCAACGACAACGCCTACCCGATCAAGCCCAACGGCGGCATCGACAGCGAGTTCTGGTTCGGTCTCGAACCGGGCCTCGGGCGGGACGTGCTCACCCAGCTCGTCTACGGGATGCGCACCTCGCTCTCCCTGGCGATCGTCATCACGATCCTCTCGGTGGGCCTCGCCATCGTGATCGGCGTCGCGGGCGGCTACATGGGCGGCAAGACGGACTACTTCCTGGGCCGTCTCACCGACCTGATGATGTCGTTCCCGAACCAGCTCTTCTTCGTCGCGTTCACACCGGTGATCGCGGCCCTCATGGTCAGCCCGCAGGACGAGATGCCGATCTGGCTCCGTGCCTCCGTGCTGATCTTCGTCATGTGGCTGCTGGGCTGGATGACGCTCGCCCGGCTGCTGCGGGGACAGGTACTGACCCTGCGCGAGCGGGAGTTCATCGAGGCGGCGAAGGTCGCGGGCACTCCGCCCTGGCGGATCATCCGCAAGGAGCTGCTCCCGAACGTGGTCACGCCGATCCTCGTCCAGGCCACCTACATGCTCCCGAACTTCGTGACCGGCGTCGCCGGCCTCTCCTTCCTCGGAGTCGGCATGCCGGACTCGGTCCCGGACTGGGGCCGGATGTTCGCCACGGGTGCCGAGGTGTACCAGAGCGACATCACATACATGATCTTCCCCGGCGTCGCGATGGTGGTCTTCATCGTCGCGTTCAACCTGCTCGGGGACTCGGTCAGGGACGCCTTCGACCCGAAATCGGGACGTTGA